Sequence from the Fictibacillus arsenicus genome:
GCAGATACGACTGTATTTTCTTGGCGATCGCCAGGTTAAATGTTTTTTCAAATCTGCTCTTATTTACCGCGCCTGAATCATTTCCTCCATGGCCCGGATCAATAATAATGACTTTCAAAGTGTCACCTTCTTTTAATCCATTTCAAAAGCTTGAGTGCGCTTACTTCTATTAAAAATGAAAAGAAGGTATACTAAAAGAGCCATATGACTATTTTCATCAAAAATGGATAATTGACTAAGGTGGGTAACTGAATGGAAGCTGCTTTATTTGGAAGTGTTTTATCTGCATTAGCAACCGGCTTTGGTGCATTACCTGTTCTTTTCTGGTCTCAGGTGACACACCGGTTCCGCGATATACTGCTTGCTCTTACCGCAGGTATCATGGTCGCTGCATCAACTTTTAGTTTAATACCTCAAGCGCTCGAACTATCAAACTTAACTGTGCTTACAATCGGTATTACTCTTGGCACATTGACACTGATGATCTTAGAAAGATTCGTCCCGCATGTAGACTTAGATCATACTAGAATCCTTAAAGGCATTGATGCGAAAGCAGCTTTAGTTATTGCTGCTATTACACTTCATAACCTTCCTGAAGGGCTATCAGTAGGTGTAAGCTATGCGAGTGATGATGCTGGCCTTGGAGGATTGATCGCGTTTGCGATCGGTTTGCAGAATGCTCCTGAAGGATTGCTGGTTGCACTCTTTTTAATACATCAAAAGATGAATAGACTAAAAGCCTTTTTTATTGCCACTTTAACTGGAGCTGTTGAAATCGTTACGGCTATGCTTGGTTATGCTCTAACTTCATACGTTGAAAACCTTGTTCCTTATGGGCTCTCTTTTGCTGCGGGGGCAATGCTGTTTATTGTTTATAAAGAACTTATTCCGGAAAGCCACGGGGACGGACATGCCCGTTCAGCAACGTTATCCTTTATTGCAGGACTTTTAATCATGATTTATTTAACACAGATTTTCGGCTGATGCACAAGAAAGAAGCTGGCTCAGAATTTTGAGCCAGCTTCTTTCAATATGTGTATTCTATATCCACGATGTCCATCACTTTTAGAAGATGCATCGTGTTTATTTTATCCATTACGCGCAGTTCTTTTTTTATTTCATCCACATAATGAACATGGCCGATGAGCTCGGCTATCTTTCTTTTTTGATAATACTTGAATTTCAGTTCCCGGTTCTCCTCCATTGCCACACAGATGATTTCATTAAATTCTTCATATTTTTGTTCATCAAGCTCTGGTTTTCTTCCATAATCCAGACCATCCTGATGTTCTCTTAACATTTTCACATGCTCTGGAAGCATCATAGCAGTCCATTTTATCGTTCCTCTGTCACGAATCACCGTTTCTCCCTCCCTATGCCTTATGTCCGCCTAAGAGACGGCTTCTGTATAGAGCAGTCCCTCCTTTTGTATAAGAAACAGCCCGCAAGAGAGAATTTGAACCATATTTTTGTCTGATCTCGTCCATGACATAGCCGATTTGTCTTTTTTTCGGATGATCTAAAGAAAAGAGAGTGAGCTGTGTTTCCGTATCCTCACACACGTTTGACAAAGCAATCGATATTTTGCGTACAGTCTGCCCCTGATAAAAGGTGCGAAACAATTCCAGACAAACTTGATAAAGCTCCATCGTAATATTAGACGGCTGCTCGATCGTCTTAGAGCGATAAAAGCCTCCGCCTCCTTCATCTTTGCTGTACCCTACTCCAAAACTTATCGTCCTCCCTGCTTTTCCTGCTCTTCTTGCACGTCTTGCCACCTCTTCACACATCTCTAAAATGACATGTTTGATCTCGGTAATATCTGTATAGTCTCTAAGCAAAATCTGGCTTTTCCCATAACTGATCTGTCCCTGCATGATGGGAGCACCGATTTCGGATAAATCGATCCCCCATGCATGATAGTAAAGCTGATTGCCCATGATGCCGAATTTTTTCTCTAAAAGTTCGAGCGGATAATGCGCCAGGTCACCCACTGTCACAATCCCCATCCTGTTTAAGGTCCGCTCCACTCTTGACCCGATTCCCCACATTTTGCTTAAAGGAGATAGAGGCCAGAGTTTCGTTTCAACATCTTCATACCCCCACTCGGCAACACCTTTTTTCTTCGCTTCAAGATCTAAGCAAAGCTTTGACATCAGCATGTTCGGTCCAATTCCGATCGCACACGGCAATCCAAATTCCCTCCAGATATCCCGGCGGATTTTTTCAGCTAATTCCTGAGGACTTCCCCATAACTTTTCCGTTCCGTCTGCTTGAAGAAAACTTTCATCCACACTGTATGTGTGAATGGATTCAGGCGGGACATAACGGTGCAGCAGCTTTGTAATTTCCATTGACCTCTCGAGAAAAAAGGACATTTGGGCGTTCACTACAATGATGTCTTTATTTTTAGGAATTTCAAACAAGCGGTTTCCAGTGCGGATGCCGAAATCTGCTTTCAATTGCGGAGAGGCAGCAAGAACGACACTCCCCTGCCGTTCTGTATCTCCCACCACTGCTAAATAACATGTGAGCGGGTTTAACCCTAAGCGAACAGCAGCACAGCTGGCGTAAAAGCTTTTCATATCCATACACAAAATGGTACGCTCAGGCATATCTTCATAGTTCATTTGTCACAAGCCCCCTTATCACAATACGAACATCTGTTCTTTATATGTATACCCATTTTAACCGAATGTATGTTCTTATAACAATGGTAATTTTTTCAGCATTTTTTGCAGATTGACGTTTTGGGCTCATAAGTCTAGGATTTATAAAGGAAAGGCAGGTGAAAAAAATGAATCGCTTATTGCTTCGCAAAATGATTTTACGGGCATTAAAGGATTATTTATGGGAGGAAGAGGATTGCATGCTGACCGAACAAGAATGGAGTCAGCTGGAAATGAAAATAATGAAGCAAATCAAAGAGGAAGATCAGGAAGAAGCGATGTACGCTATAATTCAAGACGTTGTTTATGACTATTTTACAAATAAATAACAGGCCTGCTTCAGCAAACAGAACCTGCCAGTATGTGAGGAATTCTGGACCGTTTCCCAGAGGATTTGAACCTTAATCAACGAGTTTTGGATGCCAATCCAAAAATTTCGGGCTTCAATCCACAAGTTTTAGACCTCAATCCAAAAATTTCGGGTCTCAATCCACGAGTTTTGGTTTTGAATCCACAAATCTTAGTTTTAGGCCAGAATCGACATACAATTCACTCTTCCTGTTTACATAACAAAATTACGGTAGCCTACTTTTGCCGGAATGATTTTCCCCCGAGTTTTTCCACTAATCTCGGCATGACTTGATAGGCTGTACTGCCAATATTCATCCACCATGGCAGATTAATCTCACGTACAGGACGCTGCATAGCCTCTAAGATCTTTTGTGAAACGTGAGAAGGCTGAAGCATAAACTTTTGAATATTTTTTACATAGTTGCCCGATTTGTCAGCAAGCGTGAAAAAATCTGTAGCGATCGGGCCTGGATTAACTGTTGTTACATGGACACCTTTATGCGCTACTTCAAGCCGCAGTCCGTTGGAGAAACCCAGAACGGCATGTTTTGTTGCTGCATACACACTTGATTTTGGTGTAGAAATTTTCCCAGCTTGTGATGCGATATTGATGATGTGCCCGCTGCCTCTCTCGAGCATATGCGGCAGAACCGCACGAGTACATGCCATCAAGCCTAAGACATTTGTAGAGAACATCCCCTCAATATTCTCCCAGGGAGCATCTGCAAATTCCTCAAAGACTCCAAAGCCAGCATTATTTACTAAAATATGTACGTTCTTTTGATCAATTAAAACTTGGGTAAAAACTTGCTCAACGCTATCAGGGTCTGAAACATCCAATGTATAGAAAGGGGCTTTAATTCCAGTTTCATTAAGGATTGTATCCTGAACGATTTTCAACTGGTCTTCCCTTCTTGCGAACAAGACTGGCAAAGCCCCTTTTTTCGCAGCATCCAGCGCAAGATGTGCTCCGAGTCCTCCAGAAGCTCCTGTAATCGCAACCACTTTATTTTTTAGTGTACTCATCGAACTGCTCCTGTCTGCCTAAAATAAAATAGCCCTTCTTCTTCTGCTTTTATAATTCTGCCCTCTTCTTGAAGAAGGTCTAGATGGCCTGATACTTCAGATACGACTAAACCAAGCTGCTTTTCATACAGCTTTGGAAAAAGACGGACACACAATTCAAATACAGTTAATGGCTCATCATTTAACAGCTTTTCAATGGCTTTTGCGCGCTCGTTCTGATCATGCAGCCTTTTACGTATTAACTCATGTGCATTTTCAAAAGGCTCACCATGCCCAGGATAAACCGTTTGAAGATTTAACGTTAATAGATTTTGAAGTGTCTCACGATACTGAAGCAAAGTTTTTGGCCGGTCTTTTTCATGAAGTACCGGCGGCTCTAAGAGTGCATTTGATGAAATATGCGGCAAAAGAACATCTCCTCCAATAAAAACACCTTGCACCTCATTGTAAAGAGATAAATGATCAGGAGCATGTCCCGGCGTTTTTAAGAAAACAAAACCTTCATGTCCAGGAACACTTTCCCCAGGCAATGGTGTCAGATCAGGCATGAAAGGAGTAATAAACTCACGGTATTTTTTCAGTTTCAATAGTTCCAGCCTTCCTAATGAATCTGGCACACCAAAAGAACGATAAAGATCTATATAGAATGAATCAGCCCATTTCAAAAAATCGCTGTCGCCGCTGACATAAGGAACAGCTTCTTTGAGCATCAGTGTATCCACACCTGCCTGCTGAATTTCTTTAGAGAGACCAGCATGATCAGGATGATAATGTGTGCATATGTATTGATCCAGATCTTTAAATGAGAGTCTGTTTTCTGTTAAAGAAGATAGAAGGACCTCTCTTGCTTCATCGGTTCTTGGACCAGAATCGATAAGAGTAACCGCATCACCAATAAGGAGGCAGCAATTGACAGGACCTACATCAAATGGTGTAGGCAGGGTAATCGGAATAATAGTTGCAGCTTTTGTCATGATTTCCTCCAAATAATTACTTGTTGACATACATATAGAAATCATAGCATAATGTTTTTTAAAATATAAAAGATTTGGATAATATAATTTGCGTTGAAAGGGATCACTAAGTATTCTCCCCCGATCAGAGAGTGGAATCCGAAGGCTGCAAGATTTCATCGGAAAAGGAAATGCTGAACCTGCCCTTAGAGCATCTGGAGAAATCCAGCGCAGTTCTGCGATACAGGCGTTTCGAGCGGGCAAGAACTTTTGCCAATAAAGGTGGTACCACGGATTACTCCCATCCGTCCTTTAAACAGGACATGGGAGTTTTTTTATACTCAAAAATTGAGGGAGGGATCTGTCGTGAAAAAAGAAAAAATCACATTTATTGGTGCAGGAGCTATGGCGGAAGCGATCATGGAAGGGGTTATTAAAACAAATAAATGGCAAGCAAATCTTATCACGATTAAAAACCGCAGCAATTCTGGAAGGCTTAAAGAGCTTCAGACAAAGTACGGTGTAATCCCTGCTCCAACTATAAAGAAAGCAGTATCAGATGCTGAAATTATCATTTTAGCTGTTAAGCCAAAGGATGCTTCGCAAGCTGTCAAAAGTCTTGAACCTTTTATACAGAAAGAGCAGCTCATTATTTCTGTTATGGCAGGAATATCAACAGGAACAATTACAGAATGGACGAATAATGAAAATCCTGTACTTCGGGCAATGCCTAATACATCAGCATCAATCGGATATTCTGCAACCGCTCTTTCCAAAGGTATATCTGCTTCAGATGTTCATGTACAAAAAGCAGTTGAGCTTTTTGAAACGATCGGAACCGTAACACTTGTGCCAGAGGATAAGCTTCATATCGTTACAGGGCTCTCTGGCAGCGGTCCTGCTTATATTTATTATATTGCAGAAGCGATGCAAAAAGCAGCTGAAGAATTAAGTC
This genomic interval carries:
- a CDS encoding ZIP family metal transporter — protein: MEAALFGSVLSALATGFGALPVLFWSQVTHRFRDILLALTAGIMVAASTFSLIPQALELSNLTVLTIGITLGTLTLMILERFVPHVDLDHTRILKGIDAKAALVIAAITLHNLPEGLSVGVSYASDDAGLGGLIAFAIGLQNAPEGLLVALFLIHQKMNRLKAFFIATLTGAVEIVTAMLGYALTSYVENLVPYGLSFAAGAMLFIVYKELIPESHGDGHARSATLSFIAGLLIMIYLTQIFG
- a CDS encoding MBL fold metallo-hydrolase gives rise to the protein MTKAATIIPITLPTPFDVGPVNCCLLIGDAVTLIDSGPRTDEAREVLLSSLTENRLSFKDLDQYICTHYHPDHAGLSKEIQQAGVDTLMLKEAVPYVSGDSDFLKWADSFYIDLYRSFGVPDSLGRLELLKLKKYREFITPFMPDLTPLPGESVPGHEGFVFLKTPGHAPDHLSLYNEVQGVFIGGDVLLPHISSNALLEPPVLHEKDRPKTLLQYRETLQNLLTLNLQTVYPGHGEPFENAHELIRKRLHDQNERAKAIEKLLNDEPLTVFELCVRLFPKLYEKQLGLVVSEVSGHLDLLQEEGRIIKAEEEGLFYFRQTGAVR
- a CDS encoding DinB/UmuC family translesion DNA polymerase, with translation MNYEDMPERTILCMDMKSFYASCAAVRLGLNPLTCYLAVVGDTERQGSVVLAASPQLKADFGIRTGNRLFEIPKNKDIIVVNAQMSFFLERSMEITKLLHRYVPPESIHTYSVDESFLQADGTEKLWGSPQELAEKIRRDIWREFGLPCAIGIGPNMLMSKLCLDLEAKKKGVAEWGYEDVETKLWPLSPLSKMWGIGSRVERTLNRMGIVTVGDLAHYPLELLEKKFGIMGNQLYYHAWGIDLSEIGAPIMQGQISYGKSQILLRDYTDITEIKHVILEMCEEVARRARRAGKAGRTISFGVGYSKDEGGGGFYRSKTIEQPSNITMELYQVCLELFRTFYQGQTVRKISIALSNVCEDTETQLTLFSLDHPKKRQIGYVMDEIRQKYGSNSLLRAVSYTKGGTALYRSRLLGGHKA
- a CDS encoding YolD-like family protein produces the protein MIRDRGTIKWTAMMLPEHVKMLREHQDGLDYGRKPELDEQKYEEFNEIICVAMEENRELKFKYYQKRKIAELIGHVHYVDEIKKELRVMDKINTMHLLKVMDIVDIEYTY
- a CDS encoding YqzH family protein encodes the protein MNRLLLRKMILRALKDYLWEEEDCMLTEQEWSQLEMKIMKQIKEEDQEEAMYAIIQDVVYDYFTNK
- the proC gene encoding pyrroline-5-carboxylate reductase codes for the protein MKKEKITFIGAGAMAEAIMEGVIKTNKWQANLITIKNRSNSGRLKELQTKYGVIPAPTIKKAVSDAEIIILAVKPKDASQAVKSLEPFIQKEQLIISVMAGISTGTITEWTNNENPVLRAMPNTSASIGYSATALSKGISASDVHVQKAVELFETIGTVTLVPEDKLHIVTGLSGSGPAYIYYIAEAMQKAAEELSLSHEEAKTLISQTLLGASLMLKNTSESPIELRKKVTSPGGTTEAGIGKLDQYQVHDAFIACIKKAVRRSEELGNIK
- a CDS encoding SDR family NAD(P)-dependent oxidoreductase produces the protein MSTLKNKVVAITGASGGLGAHLALDAAKKGALPVLFARREDQLKIVQDTILNETGIKAPFYTLDVSDPDSVEQVFTQVLIDQKNVHILVNNAGFGVFEEFADAPWENIEGMFSTNVLGLMACTRAVLPHMLERGSGHIINIASQAGKISTPKSSVYAATKHAVLGFSNGLRLEVAHKGVHVTTVNPGPIATDFFTLADKSGNYVKNIQKFMLQPSHVSQKILEAMQRPVREINLPWWMNIGSTAYQVMPRLVEKLGGKSFRQK